A section of the Paenibacillus odorifer genome encodes:
- a CDS encoding phosphotransferase enzyme family protein: protein MNNGFQINTEENRLRTLRQVKQAAFHALQEYEIDWNSIHFIQVSEHVTFRIVSEVGEQFLLRIHPNNKQREGTISEIEWLFALKSKGLILPEAVINREGAFITETSVCDGQRFYSSIMRWVEGKHVDKSELTEEGIRKTGSLMAKLHEASSDFSPSSGFTRPSWGALSFKRDWDHLSLHRKHFISDEGFKLYSVAATKVATCLETFTRHEQNYGMIHADLHNGNVIFQDNEPYPIDFGRCGFGYHLYDIAQAIMGLYPTQRAYFVEGYQRIRKLEDEHIMKLECFLVMAIIEAYSFHAENPLETEGLIEEQPYAQAILRAYVNGTTFLFNSLDTSI, encoded by the coding sequence ATGAATAACGGTTTTCAGATCAATACTGAGGAGAATCGACTCCGAACTCTGAGACAAGTAAAACAAGCGGCCTTTCATGCTTTGCAGGAATACGAAATAGACTGGAACTCCATTCACTTCATTCAAGTATCCGAACATGTCACCTTCCGCATTGTAAGCGAAGTGGGGGAACAGTTCTTGCTCCGTATTCACCCGAATAACAAACAACGCGAAGGAACCATTTCAGAAATAGAGTGGTTGTTCGCATTGAAGAGTAAGGGCCTCATCTTGCCCGAAGCTGTAATCAATCGTGAAGGGGCCTTTATTACGGAAACGTCGGTGTGTGACGGACAACGGTTTTATTCGAGCATAATGAGATGGGTCGAGGGAAAGCATGTAGACAAAAGCGAACTAACGGAGGAGGGCATCCGTAAAACAGGATCATTGATGGCAAAGCTTCATGAGGCCAGCTCTGATTTTAGTCCTTCCAGCGGCTTTACTCGTCCTTCTTGGGGTGCACTGAGCTTTAAACGGGACTGGGATCACCTAAGTCTACATCGCAAACATTTCATATCGGATGAGGGTTTTAAGTTGTATTCCGTAGCTGCCACTAAAGTGGCAACATGTCTCGAAACGTTCACAAGACATGAACAAAATTACGGGATGATCCACGCTGACTTACATAATGGAAATGTCATTTTTCAGGATAATGAACCGTACCCTATTGATTTTGGCAGGTGTGGCTTCGGCTACCATCTTTACGATATAGCTCAGGCTATTATGGGATTATACCCAACACAAAGAGCTTATTTCGTCGAAGGATATCAGAGAATCAGAAAGCTGGAAGATGAACATATAATGAAGCTAGAGTGCTTCTTAGTCATGGCAATAATCGAAGCCTATAGCTTTCATGCAGAGAATCCGCTAGAGACCGAGGGTTTGATCGAAGAGCAGCCATATGCTCAAGCGATTTTGAGAGCTTATGTGAACGGGACAACCTTTTTATTTAATTCTCTGGATACTTCAATATAA
- a CDS encoding DUF1349 domain-containing protein, with amino-acid sequence MNFNKEQLFWINPINDYSITENRIEFVTMPNTDFWQRTYYGFRNDNSPALLMKTAEKYFSFIVRTDYDSANRYEQCGIVIYQNSDNWFKASVEYENEEFQRLGSVVTNHGYSDWATTDIDANIKTMYYRLSRRESDFCIESSLDGTTFEQMRIFHLFEGNEEINFGLYACSPENSSFKGVFTEMEITECKWLEHK; translated from the coding sequence ATGAACTTTAATAAAGAACAGCTTTTTTGGATAAATCCAATCAATGATTATTCTATTACAGAAAACAGGATTGAATTTGTAACGATGCCGAATACAGATTTTTGGCAACGAACCTATTATGGTTTTAGAAATGATAATTCACCTGCACTGTTAATGAAAACTGCTGAGAAGTATTTTTCATTTATAGTAAGAACAGATTATGATAGTGCAAATAGATACGAGCAGTGTGGGATAGTCATCTATCAGAACAGTGACAATTGGTTCAAAGCATCGGTAGAATATGAAAATGAGGAATTCCAAAGACTTGGAAGTGTGGTTACAAATCACGGATATTCAGATTGGGCAACAACAGATATCGATGCAAATATTAAAACAATGTATTATAGACTAAGTCGACGTGAAAGTGATTTCTGTATTGAAAGCTCTTTGGATGGAACTACGTTTGAACAGATGCGTATTTTTCATTTGTTTGAAGGGAATGAGGAAATAAATTTTGGCTTATATGCTTGTAGCCCAGAGAATTCTTCATTTAAGGGCGTTTTCACGGAAATGGAAATTACTGAGTGTAAGTGGTTGGAGCATAAATAG
- a CDS encoding class I SAM-dependent methyltransferase has protein sequence MDKNSGHRTNVIGAGEVGVAISVDMNTNAIHETNSLFWDTKGNDVLGATALPLYGAFVSEEQCQLFGDVSGKKLLEIGCGSGQSLQYLGERNASELWGTDISENQIEKTRQLLTAHGLSANLICSPMEEECGLPEDYFDFVYSVYAIGWTTDLEGTFSRIASYLKKDGSFIFSWSHPIHKCVVAENDMLVFKKCYFDESWYSVSLEESTLTLSDRKLSTYVNALSKAGFVIEQMIEQSDDELMQSRDDKSDFAKKAKMLPVTFVIKARKL, from the coding sequence ATGGACAAAAATTCTGGTCATAGAACAAACGTTATAGGCGCGGGTGAGGTTGGCGTCGCCATCTCGGTCGATATGAATACGAATGCTATTCATGAAACAAACAGCTTATTTTGGGATACAAAAGGAAATGATGTTTTAGGAGCTACCGCACTACCTTTATATGGAGCATTTGTCTCAGAAGAACAATGTCAACTTTTTGGTGATGTCTCAGGGAAAAAGTTGCTGGAGATAGGCTGTGGAAGCGGTCAATCTTTGCAATATTTGGGGGAACGCAATGCATCTGAACTATGGGGTACGGATATATCAGAGAATCAAATCGAAAAGACTAGGCAACTTTTGACGGCGCACGGACTTTCAGCAAATTTGATCTGTTCTCCCATGGAAGAAGAATGTGGCCTGCCAGAGGATTATTTTGACTTTGTTTATTCGGTTTATGCCATAGGCTGGACAACAGACCTTGAGGGTACTTTTAGCCGGATTGCTTCTTACCTTAAAAAAGATGGATCATTTATTTTCAGCTGGTCTCACCCTATACACAAATGTGTTGTTGCAGAAAATGATATGCTTGTTTTCAAAAAATGTTATTTCGATGAATCTTGGTATTCAGTATCTCTTGAAGAAAGTACGCTAACCTTATCGGATCGTAAATTATCAACCTATGTGAATGCGCTCTCTAAAGCTGGATTTGTTATTGAGCAAATGATTGAGCAATCTGATGATGAACTTATGCAGTCGCGGGACGATAAAAGCGATTTTGCAAAAAAAGCAAAGATGCTTCCTGTAACTTTTGTAATTAAAGCAAGAAAACTCTAG
- a CDS encoding helix-turn-helix transcriptional regulator, translating into MSRNQTKKDVSTKTRRAIIDLLKQQGGMDVMALSSQFSLSGMAIRQHLNALKEEGLVTNKEEARPMGRPTKLWILTPAADRFFPSGYSDLSVSLIHSMKEAFGNEGLDKLLAVRNKNMQEQYLQQLGDTADVRVKLEKLAEIRTNEGYMAEVKEQDDGSLLFIEKHCPICEAAAVCTGLCKNELHLFKTVLGNNVHIERGEYILAGGRNCVYTVRKNKLLFPSCHAE; encoded by the coding sequence TTGAGCCGAAATCAAACCAAAAAGGATGTCTCAACCAAGACCCGAAGAGCGATCATTGATCTGTTAAAGCAGCAAGGGGGAATGGATGTTATGGCACTCTCCTCGCAGTTTTCGCTATCTGGAATGGCTATTCGTCAACATTTGAATGCGCTGAAAGAAGAAGGGCTGGTTACTAATAAAGAAGAGGCCCGTCCCATGGGGCGGCCCACCAAGCTATGGATCTTAACCCCCGCGGCCGATCGGTTTTTTCCAAGCGGATATTCGGATTTATCCGTCAGTCTGATCCATTCCATGAAAGAAGCTTTCGGAAACGAGGGGCTGGACAAGCTGCTGGCTGTTCGAAATAAGAATATGCAAGAACAATATCTTCAGCAACTCGGTGATACAGCAGATGTTAGAGTGAAGCTGGAGAAACTGGCCGAGATTCGAACAAATGAAGGGTATATGGCCGAGGTTAAGGAGCAGGATGATGGCAGTCTTTTATTCATTGAGAAACATTGCCCGATCTGTGAAGCTGCTGCTGTATGTACCGGGTTATGCAAAAATGAGTTACATCTATTTAAAACTGTTCTAGGTAATAATGTTCATATTGAACGGGGGGAGTACATATTAGCGGGAGGAAGAAACTGTGTATATACGGTTAGAAAAAATAAGCTCCTGTTTCCAAGCTGCCATGCTGAATGA
- a CDS encoding MFS transporter, which yields MSSNHQSIFSPRYFALSIGIILSVMAVGFEGLSVTTIAPSIAGDLNGLSLFGWIFSTYLLAQIIGTLVVGRIIDRRGPAVPFTIALLLFIVGLIAAATSGDMFTMIGSRAMQGLGAGAMMTCVYTAISLSYPDELRAKILGAFGTAYVLPSMLGPYVAGLIADQWSWRFVFWGILPILIISALLSLPAFTKLKTPKTQGDIGASSTWMALLLTMGTGIFLVGLSMLPSIMGFVLVLIGLVLMIFPLRKLLPKGTLTLRRGMPAILATRGLFFAAYTSTQNFLVLALIDVKGITPSQAGLIVASAALSWCVIAYLQGRWDSADQGRGRHTRIILGVLLLAIGITIVFWIPVVTVTVAVIGQIIAGIGIGLAHPISGVVAFSQTREGGVGNTSANLQFADSFTPGVVIGIGGSILVVCQAGGMSLQSGLIVAMGFHLLLIVMSLFASTRISPVAEQIGTGIQSLGLKNK from the coding sequence ATGTCGTCTAATCATCAAAGTATTTTCAGCCCACGTTATTTTGCACTATCCATAGGTATTATTCTGTCAGTGATGGCTGTTGGATTCGAAGGTCTGTCCGTAACCACCATTGCCCCTTCGATTGCTGGAGATTTGAACGGCCTTAGCCTGTTTGGCTGGATATTCAGCACGTATCTGCTTGCGCAGATTATCGGAACTCTGGTCGTCGGTCGAATCATAGATAGAAGAGGACCTGCAGTACCGTTCACTATCGCACTACTTTTGTTTATCGTTGGGTTGATCGCTGCCGCAACATCAGGCGATATGTTTACCATGATAGGATCACGGGCCATGCAGGGTTTGGGCGCCGGAGCTATGATGACTTGTGTGTACACAGCAATATCCTTAAGCTACCCGGATGAATTACGCGCCAAAATACTAGGAGCGTTTGGTACGGCCTATGTTCTTCCGTCCATGCTCGGTCCATACGTTGCAGGTCTTATCGCAGATCAGTGGTCCTGGCGGTTTGTTTTCTGGGGAATATTACCGATCCTGATAATTTCAGCGCTGCTTAGTTTACCTGCGTTCACGAAATTAAAAACACCGAAGACACAAGGGGATATCGGAGCTTCATCGACTTGGATGGCTTTACTGTTAACGATGGGTACAGGGATTTTCTTGGTTGGTCTAAGCATGCTTCCGAGTATTATGGGATTTGTTTTAGTCCTTATCGGCTTAGTACTGATGATATTTCCGCTCCGCAAACTGCTGCCGAAGGGAACTCTTACGCTTCGAAGAGGCATGCCAGCTATTCTGGCAACACGTGGGCTGTTCTTCGCTGCCTATACCAGCACACAGAATTTCTTGGTATTGGCTCTAATCGATGTGAAGGGAATAACGCCTTCTCAGGCCGGATTGATTGTAGCGAGTGCTGCGTTGAGTTGGTGCGTCATAGCGTATCTGCAAGGACGGTGGGATTCGGCAGATCAGGGGCGTGGACGGCATACGCGAATTATTCTGGGTGTATTGCTGCTTGCCATAGGGATTACTATCGTATTTTGGATACCCGTGGTGACCGTTACCGTTGCAGTTATTGGACAGATCATCGCTGGAATCGGCATTGGATTGGCGCATCCGATTAGCGGTGTTGTGGCGTTTTCTCAGACAAGAGAAGGAGGTGTCGGCAACACCTCGGCAAATCTGCAATTTGCGGATTCTTTTACACCCGGTGTAGTTATCGGGATCGGCGGTTCCATTCTTGTGGTTTGTCAGGCTGGCGGAATGTCACTCCAATCCGGATTAATTGTAGCAATGGGTTTCCATCTCTTGTTGATTGTAATGAGTTTATTTGCGAGCACTCGGATCTCACCAGTAGCTGAACAGATAGGAACGGGTATCCAATCTTTAGGTTTGAAAAACAAATAA
- a CDS encoding HesB/IscA family protein, which translates to MIIEVSDKASEKIAEILLSANIRNPFLRVGVDEGGCSGLSYTLVVDEQQAEEDIVLNKKDFSILVHPNSIPYIDGLEIDYEESGMVGGFTMNNPNAKASCGCGASFRMANYRGEIKKCD; encoded by the coding sequence ATGATCATCGAGGTCAGTGATAAGGCATCAGAAAAAATCGCCGAAATCTTATTAAGTGCGAATATCCGAAATCCATTCCTTAGAGTGGGTGTTGATGAAGGGGGATGCAGTGGATTATCCTATACCCTAGTCGTAGATGAACAGCAGGCAGAAGAGGATATTGTATTAAATAAAAAGGATTTTAGTATATTGGTTCACCCGAATAGTATTCCTTATATTGACGGTCTTGAAATTGACTATGAAGAGAGTGGAATGGTAGGCGGATTCACTATGAATAACCCTAATGCAAAAGCTTCATGTGGATGCGGAGCCAGTTTCAGAATGGCCAATTATCGTGGCGAAATAAAAAAATGTGATTGA
- a CDS encoding AraC family transcriptional regulator: MDKLAKAFTKGVYEIEDRSRLVIQPKSLLSEFTTVKHGFLFIIRGGARIRVNGTVYELRPGSVFHAAPGMQMDSQVIGQSELEYYSLFYKLDMPEEMNSTHEFDSHFKLEPGANLKIIELLIMLHQNAHPSGEIGKLRIKELFLSLMHQVLIACSYRENDSSPNQRMVDEALAYIKLHYMNSLTLGELAEQHAMSANRFSYLFHKYTGLRPIDYVVNYRLERACELLKAGNFPIREIADRVGYDNPLYFSRLFKKKFGVSPSAYK; this comes from the coding sequence TTGGACAAATTAGCAAAGGCATTTACTAAAGGTGTCTATGAAATAGAAGATAGAAGCCGCTTAGTCATCCAGCCCAAAAGCTTATTAAGTGAATTCACCACCGTTAAGCATGGATTTCTATTTATCATTCGCGGGGGAGCCAGAATACGTGTGAATGGAACGGTATATGAATTACGGCCAGGATCAGTTTTTCATGCTGCTCCGGGCATGCAGATGGATTCACAGGTTATAGGACAATCTGAGCTCGAGTATTACTCACTTTTTTATAAATTGGATATGCCGGAAGAAATGAATAGTACTCACGAATTTGACTCTCATTTCAAGCTGGAGCCGGGAGCGAATCTAAAGATTATTGAATTACTAATTATGCTCCATCAGAATGCCCATCCATCCGGAGAAATTGGGAAGCTGCGTATCAAGGAGTTGTTCTTAAGCCTGATGCATCAGGTTCTGATTGCGTGCAGTTACAGAGAGAACGATAGTTCTCCGAATCAAAGAATGGTAGACGAAGCTCTTGCGTATATTAAACTTCATTATATGAATTCACTTACACTCGGTGAGTTAGCGGAACAGCATGCAATGAGTGCCAACCGCTTCTCTTACCTCTTTCATAAATATACGGGACTACGACCAATCGACTATGTCGTTAATTATCGTTTGGAACGGGCCTGTGAATTACTCAAAGCAGGTAATTTTCCTATCCGCGAGATTGCTGACCGTGTTGGTTATGACAATCCACTATATTTCAGCCGATTATTCAAAAAGAAATTCGGTGTTTCTCCCTCTGCTTATAAATAA
- a CDS encoding NtaA/DmoA family FMN-dependent monooxygenase (This protein belongs to a clade of FMN-dependent monooxygenases, within a broader family of flavin-dependent oxidoreductases, the luciferase-like monooxygenase (LMM) family, some of whose members use coenzyme F420 rather than FMN.), which translates to MTEKRPRQLCIGLSLNATWMKGDGWRHPDSGVEKMESIDYYIDLAKMAENSKLDFLFRADYLYVSPQMLGDSSNFGSPDPALFFAAIARETERIGLVTTISTTFNPPYVVARQLQSLHWLSNGRAGWNIVTSIEGADNFSDSPMPSPEERYAKAMEFTDVVRKLWESFPNEAIVIDRQSGMFSDKDKVTAINHSGEFFSVKGPLTLPAHKSGTPPLFQAGASDIGRNFASSVADAIFAAMPDIESGVELRNDLRRRAAEQGRDPDAIKVLPGLYFFLADTREEALKLHKAAHANLSLERRHASLKSVMGLDLSGYPLDKRVTDDILPDSSQAVRSRTHAELLRRYIIKNQPTVKEILDRPEVVGSAHWVSVGTVEDVLNDIIERFDAEAMDGFIALPGGSEQSMELFFEKLVPELVERGLFRSEYTGSTFREHLGI; encoded by the coding sequence ATGACAGAAAAAAGACCAAGACAATTATGTATTGGCCTGTCCTTAAATGCAACCTGGATGAAAGGAGACGGCTGGCGGCACCCGGATAGCGGAGTAGAGAAGATGGAGTCTATTGATTACTATATTGATTTGGCAAAAATGGCTGAGAATTCAAAGCTCGATTTTCTTTTCAGGGCTGATTATCTGTATGTTAGCCCGCAGATGTTAGGAGACTCCTCAAATTTCGGCAGCCCCGACCCTGCATTGTTTTTTGCAGCGATAGCTCGTGAAACCGAGCGGATCGGACTGGTAACGACGATTTCCACTACTTTTAATCCGCCGTATGTTGTTGCAAGGCAATTGCAGTCCTTACACTGGCTGAGCAATGGACGCGCCGGCTGGAATATTGTCACTTCGATTGAAGGTGCCGATAATTTCAGCGATTCACCTATGCCGTCACCGGAAGAAAGATATGCCAAGGCTATGGAATTCACGGATGTTGTACGCAAGCTTTGGGAGAGTTTTCCGAATGAAGCGATTGTTATCGACCGTCAGTCAGGTATGTTTTCGGATAAGGATAAAGTGACTGCCATTAATCATTCCGGGGAATTTTTCAGTGTAAAAGGGCCGCTTACTTTGCCTGCTCACAAATCAGGAACACCGCCGCTATTTCAAGCTGGTGCTTCAGACATTGGACGGAATTTCGCCTCATCTGTAGCCGATGCTATTTTTGCGGCAATGCCGGATATCGAATCGGGAGTGGAACTAAGGAATGATCTGAGAAGAAGAGCGGCTGAGCAGGGCCGTGATCCGGATGCTATCAAAGTTTTGCCGGGCTTATATTTTTTCCTGGCCGATACGCGCGAAGAAGCACTTAAATTACATAAGGCTGCACATGCGAATTTAAGCCTTGAACGCAGACATGCTTCGCTCAAATCGGTGATGGGTCTTGATTTAAGCGGTTATCCCTTAGATAAGCGAGTAACTGACGATATATTACCCGATTCCAGTCAGGCCGTCCGCAGCCGGACTCATGCCGAATTGTTACGGCGGTATATTATCAAAAACCAGCCTACAGTGAAAGAAATCTTGGACAGGCCGGAGGTTGTCGGATCTGCACATTGGGTATCTGTCGGGACAGTAGAGGATGTGCTGAACGATATTATTGAACGGTTTGATGCGGAGGCTATGGATGGCTTCATCGCCTTGCCAGGCGGCTCGGAACAATCTATGGAGTTGTTTTTTGAGAAGTTGGTACCGGAGCTGGTTGAAAGAGGTTTATTCCGGAGTGAATATACTGGAAGCACTTTCCGTGAGCATTTAGGGATTTAA
- a CDS encoding NAD(P)/FAD-dependent oxidoreductase, giving the protein MHEEELFDVTIIGGGPAGLFAAFYSGLREMKTKIIEFQPVLGGKVHVYPEKMIWDVGGLQPILGSQLIEQMVAQGMTFQPEVAFNEKVTSISQDEAGYFILHTAANRKHFTKTVILAIGGGILKPVKLEIEGAERFEITNLHYTVKSLARFKEKTILISGGGHSAVDWANELAPIAKKVSLTYRKENLKGHEADISRLANNGVECLLNTSIEKLIATPDHERIGTVLLKSNDNGEAFELSVDEVIINHGYERDKELLVNSEIKMDLWEHQISGSVTSGTSVPGIYAAGDVLHHDGKLHLIAGAFQDAANAVNQAKQYITPEANSSGMVSSHNDLFTQKNRNLMKHLYRQ; this is encoded by the coding sequence ATGCATGAAGAGGAATTGTTTGATGTTACGATTATTGGCGGCGGTCCGGCTGGATTATTTGCTGCATTTTATAGCGGACTCCGTGAAATGAAAACCAAAATTATAGAATTCCAACCTGTGCTTGGCGGCAAGGTGCATGTCTATCCGGAAAAGATGATCTGGGACGTAGGAGGCTTACAGCCTATTCTTGGCTCACAACTTATTGAACAAATGGTTGCTCAAGGGATGACTTTCCAACCGGAGGTTGCCTTTAATGAAAAGGTCACATCCATCTCGCAAGATGAAGCAGGTTACTTTATTTTACACACCGCCGCAAACCGGAAGCATTTCACTAAAACTGTGATATTGGCCATTGGAGGAGGCATTCTGAAGCCGGTCAAGCTCGAAATCGAGGGTGCCGAAAGATTCGAAATCACAAATTTGCATTATACGGTGAAGTCACTTGCCCGATTTAAAGAGAAGACTATCCTAATATCGGGAGGCGGCCATTCTGCTGTTGACTGGGCGAATGAACTGGCTCCGATTGCCAAAAAGGTGTCTCTGACGTACCGGAAAGAGAACTTAAAGGGGCATGAAGCCGATATTTCACGCTTGGCAAACAATGGCGTAGAGTGCTTGTTAAATACTTCAATCGAAAAGTTGATTGCCACACCGGATCACGAAAGAATAGGGACTGTACTGCTGAAAAGTAATGACAACGGAGAGGCATTTGAGCTGTCTGTCGATGAGGTCATCATTAATCACGGTTATGAGCGCGACAAAGAACTGCTGGTGAACAGTGAAATTAAAATGGATCTGTGGGAACATCAGATTTCAGGATCAGTAACGAGCGGGACATCCGTGCCGGGTATTTATGCGGCAGGTGATGTTCTACACCATGATGGGAAACTGCACCTGATCGCGGGGGCATTCCAGGATGCTGCCAATGCGGTAAACCAAGCCAAACAATACATCACACCGGAGGCAAATTCGTCCGGGATGGTGTCTTCACATAATGACCTGTTCACGCAGAAAAACCGTAATTTAATGAAGCATTTATACAGACAGTAA
- a CDS encoding ABC transporter substrate-binding protein: MKRLYGWIASLIILAGLLAGCSETSVTPTPEAGKIDEAGWPRTIADASDNGVVLKTRPERIAVLHPLYLDYFFALDTPPIASTNAAEAMKDFATLQPYAGTAEIINLGSSNANLEMIMDAKPDVIVTFKGSVDSNYEELNKIAPVILIDYTDTWEKTAMLCAQIVGKETLAEQAIKETQEMIAKTKEQLSSLENKTFALLRVDGKANFNAQGSKNTMYYNQTVGFGLLPPKGYPEEGGALSLEGIYSMNPDYIIIQHDMDIAKAAIKDKETSNVWNSLEAVKNNHVLIFDNSLNSASILAVRLAADHFLQLASEQ, translated from the coding sequence ATGAAAAGACTATATGGATGGATTGCATCCTTAATTATACTTGCAGGATTATTGGCTGGATGTTCCGAAACTTCAGTCACGCCTACACCGGAAGCCGGCAAGATCGATGAAGCGGGATGGCCTAGAACAATTGCGGATGCCAGCGACAATGGAGTGGTGCTTAAGACACGTCCTGAGCGTATAGCGGTTTTGCATCCCTTGTATTTAGATTACTTTTTTGCTCTAGATACTCCTCCAATCGCATCAACCAATGCAGCGGAAGCGATGAAGGATTTTGCTACTTTACAGCCTTATGCTGGAACTGCTGAAATTATTAATTTGGGCAGCAGCAATGCGAACCTGGAAATGATCATGGATGCAAAGCCAGATGTGATTGTAACCTTCAAGGGTTCTGTTGATAGCAATTATGAAGAGTTGAATAAGATTGCACCAGTCATCTTAATTGACTACACCGATACCTGGGAAAAAACGGCCATGCTGTGTGCTCAGATTGTTGGTAAAGAGACATTAGCGGAACAAGCCATTAAGGAAACCCAAGAAATGATTGCAAAAACAAAAGAACAGTTAAGTAGTCTTGAGAATAAAACATTTGCTTTACTACGGGTCGACGGAAAAGCCAATTTTAATGCTCAAGGCTCTAAAAACACGATGTACTACAATCAAACTGTAGGCTTTGGGTTGTTGCCACCAAAGGGATATCCTGAAGAGGGAGGGGCACTTTCTCTGGAGGGAATATACAGCATGAATCCAGATTATATTATTATCCAGCATGATATGGATATCGCAAAGGCAGCCATCAAGGACAAGGAAACTTCGAACGTGTGGAACTCACTGGAAGCAGTGAAAAACAATCATGTACTTATCTTTGATAACTCACTCAATAGCGCAAGTATCCTGGCTGTCCGTTTGGCTGCAGATCATTTTCTGCAATTGGCGTCTGAACAATAA